In Streptomyces sp. RFCAC02, the following proteins share a genomic window:
- a CDS encoding trypsin-like peptidase domain-containing protein, with the protein MEQGVLRRAALTLTAAALVLGTAVPQAGAAALPWEDGPVGTVGKLLWDAGGGRLGMCSGAVVDAPNGSVVVTAAHCVRTQDNPEPPDEVWFVPGYDHGKDRYREDGWRVASFHTPEGWDTARDTTEILHHDYAFLTLAEKDGVTVQEAHGANRLEFEPVPEDRDVAVLGYPALAPYDGESLHWCGGPTEVLAEGEADPANTGGLLLRDCDLTAGTSGGPWLQDFDAAAGGGTVVAVMSVGSGDGDVVGRPFPAEARALYDGAAATR; encoded by the coding sequence ATGGAACAGGGTGTTCTCAGGAGGGCCGCGCTCACGCTGACAGCCGCCGCGCTGGTGCTCGGGACGGCCGTCCCGCAGGCCGGCGCCGCTGCCCTGCCGTGGGAGGACGGGCCGGTGGGCACGGTGGGGAAGCTCCTGTGGGACGCGGGCGGCGGGCGTCTCGGCATGTGCTCGGGCGCGGTCGTGGACGCGCCGAACGGCAGCGTCGTCGTGACCGCCGCGCACTGCGTCAGGACGCAGGACAACCCGGAGCCGCCGGACGAGGTGTGGTTCGTGCCGGGCTACGACCACGGGAAGGACCGGTACCGCGAGGACGGGTGGCGCGTGGCGTCGTTCCACACGCCCGAGGGCTGGGACACGGCCCGCGACACGACGGAGATCCTGCACCACGACTACGCGTTCCTCACGCTGGCCGAGAAGGACGGCGTGACGGTGCAGGAGGCGCACGGCGCGAACCGCCTGGAGTTCGAGCCCGTCCCGGAGGACCGCGACGTCGCCGTCCTCGGGTACCCGGCCCTCGCGCCGTACGACGGCGAGTCGCTGCACTGGTGCGGCGGGCCGACGGAAGTGCTCGCCGAGGGCGAGGCCGACCCGGCGAACACCGGTGGCCTCCTGCTGCGGGACTGCGACCTGACGGCCGGCACGAGCGGCGGGCCGTGGCTCCAGGACTTCGACGCGGCGGCCGGCGGCGGCACCGTCGTCGCGGTGATGTCGGTGGGCAGCGGCGACGGCGACGTGGTGGGCCGCCCGTTCCCCGCCGAGGCGCGGGCGCTGTACGACGGGGCGGCCGCCACCCGCTGA
- a CDS encoding peptidoglycan recognition family protein, producing the protein MLMPSRTSCSWRTDPPEARLARTKHPTPYPLRPLGAAAVAALAVPLLFSGPPAAAAPAGQDGTLSAAFTDAAERWGVPESVLLGVSYLESRWDTHDGAPSVSGGYGPMHLTDVSAALAGSAGHHADGDEDPRGDDARPLTPGSPLTTASDPQDHGSGTVARAAELTGRSPADLRSDPAANIEGGAALLADAQARAGAPLSDDPADWYGAVAAYAGADTLDAAEVFADDVYDVIATGADRVTDTGARITLAALDVTPDTATAEALGLPREPRDPNVECPRSVSCSWVPAPYEDLGGGDYGNYDIADRETSQEIDYIVIHDTEATWETTLDLVQDPTYVSWHYSLRSSDGHIAQHLATKDVGWHAGNWYVNAKSIGLEHEGFLTDPDAWYTEAMYRTSARLVRYLAHEYGIPLDRQHILGHDNVQGTTTSGIAGMHTDPGPYWDWSHYFRLLGAPFHATAGPRGGLVTIAPDYDTNGTDYTGCESAGAACDPHGSATVRLHTAPSADAPLVTDIGTHPGDGASSPGVNDVGARASAGQRFAVADRSGEWTAIWYLGQKAWFHNPADAPTALNAQGWVVTGKDGADTIPVYGRAYPEAAAYPDGVPVQAVSPLVYEIPADQAYAVGLRTPSEYYRAVTYDPAGHQVVRGEDYYQIQLGHRVAYVRAADVEVRWSAGRR; encoded by the coding sequence ATGCTCATGCCTTCCCGCACCTCATGCTCATGGCGAACCGACCCTCCGGAGGCCCGCCTTGCGAGGACCAAGCACCCGACCCCGTACCCCCTGCGACCGCTCGGCGCCGCCGCCGTCGCCGCGCTGGCCGTCCCCCTGCTGTTCTCCGGTCCCCCCGCGGCCGCCGCGCCGGCCGGGCAGGACGGCACGCTCAGCGCCGCGTTCACGGACGCCGCCGAACGCTGGGGCGTCCCCGAGAGCGTCCTGCTCGGCGTCTCCTACCTGGAGTCCCGCTGGGACACCCACGACGGCGCCCCCAGCGTGTCCGGCGGCTACGGGCCGATGCACCTCACCGACGTGTCGGCCGCCCTCGCCGGATCGGCCGGCCACCACGCCGACGGCGACGAGGACCCGCGCGGCGACGACGCCCGCCCCCTCACCCCCGGCTCGCCCCTCACCACCGCCTCCGACCCGCAGGACCACGGCTCCGGCACCGTGGCCCGCGCCGCCGAGCTGACCGGCCGCTCCCCCGCCGACCTGCGCTCCGACCCGGCCGCCAACATCGAGGGCGGCGCCGCCCTCCTCGCCGACGCCCAGGCCCGCGCCGGCGCGCCCCTCAGCGACGACCCGGCCGACTGGTACGGGGCCGTCGCCGCCTACGCGGGCGCCGACACCCTGGACGCCGCCGAGGTCTTCGCCGACGACGTGTACGACGTCATCGCCACCGGCGCCGACCGCGTCACCGACACCGGCGCGCGCATCACCCTCGCCGCCCTGGACGTCACCCCCGACACCGCGACCGCCGAGGCGCTCGGCCTGCCGCGCGAGCCCCGCGACCCGAACGTCGAGTGCCCCCGGAGCGTCTCCTGCTCCTGGGTCCCCGCGCCGTACGAGGACCTGGGCGGCGGCGACTACGGCAACTACGACATCGCCGACCGCGAGACGTCCCAGGAGATCGACTACATCGTCATCCACGACACCGAGGCCACGTGGGAGACGACCCTCGACCTCGTGCAGGACCCGACATACGTCTCCTGGCACTACAGCCTGCGCTCGTCCGACGGCCACATCGCACAGCACCTCGCCACCAAGGACGTCGGCTGGCACGCCGGCAACTGGTACGTCAACGCGAAGTCCATCGGCCTCGAACACGAGGGCTTCCTCACCGACCCGGACGCCTGGTACACGGAGGCCATGTACCGCACGTCCGCCCGCCTGGTGCGGTACCTCGCGCACGAGTACGGCATCCCCCTGGACCGGCAGCACATCCTCGGCCACGACAACGTCCAGGGCACCACCACCTCCGGCATCGCCGGCATGCACACCGACCCCGGCCCGTACTGGGACTGGTCGCACTACTTCCGGCTGCTCGGCGCCCCCTTCCACGCCACGGCCGGCCCGCGCGGCGGCCTCGTGACCATCGCGCCGGACTACGACACGAACGGCACCGACTACACCGGCTGCGAGAGCGCGGGCGCCGCGTGCGACCCGCACGGCTCCGCCACCGTGCGCCTGCACACCGCGCCGAGCGCCGACGCGCCCCTCGTCACCGACATCGGCACCCACCCGGGCGACGGCGCGTCCTCGCCCGGCGTGAACGACGTCGGCGCGCGCGCCTCGGCCGGGCAGCGGTTCGCCGTCGCCGACCGCTCCGGCGAGTGGACCGCGATCTGGTACCTCGGGCAGAAGGCGTGGTTCCACAACCCGGCCGACGCGCCCACCGCCCTGAACGCGCAGGGCTGGGTCGTCACCGGGAAGGACGGCGCCGACACCATCCCCGTGTACGGCCGCGCGTACCCCGAGGCCGCCGCGTACCCGGACGGCGTACCGGTGCAGGCCGTCAGCCCGCTCGTCTACGAGATCCCCGCCGACCAGGCGTACGCGGTCGGGCTGCGCACGCCGAGCGAGTACTACCGGGCCGTGACGTACGACCCGGCCGGGCACCAGGTCGTGCGCGGCGAGGACTACTACCAGATCCAGCTCGGCCACCGCGTGGCGTACGTCCGCGCGGCCGACGTCGAGGTGCGCTGGTCGGCCGGCCGCCGCTGA
- a CDS encoding VOC family protein: protein MNDRPGFHLAVPVDDLARARDFYGGVLGLREGRSTGTWVDWDLAGHQLVTHAVPGPPRGPAGYGSVGDHRVPVPHFGLLLPVAEFHAFADRLRAAGTEFVIEPVLRFAGEPAEQWTMFFLDPAGNALEFKAFSDPAQVFAR from the coding sequence ATGAACGACCGGCCCGGCTTCCACCTCGCCGTCCCCGTGGACGACCTCGCGCGGGCGCGTGACTTCTACGGCGGCGTCCTCGGCCTGCGGGAGGGCCGTTCGACGGGCACCTGGGTCGACTGGGACCTCGCGGGCCACCAGCTCGTCACCCACGCCGTGCCGGGGCCGCCGCGCGGCCCGGCCGGGTACGGGTCGGTCGGCGACCACCGGGTGCCGGTGCCGCACTTCGGGCTGCTGCTGCCGGTGGCGGAGTTCCACGCCTTCGCGGACCGGCTGCGGGCCGCGGGCACGGAGTTCGTCATCGAGCCGGTGCTGCGGTTCGCCGGTGAGCCGGCGGAGCAGTGGACGATGTTCTTCCTCGACCCGGCGGGCAACGCGCTGGAGTTCAAGGCGTTCTCGGACCCGGCGCAGGTGTTCGCGCGATGA